The following proteins come from a genomic window of Archocentrus centrarchus isolate MPI-CPG fArcCen1 chromosome 3, fArcCen1, whole genome shotgun sequence:
- the fes gene encoding tyrosine-protein kinase Fes/Fps isoform X1, with translation MDTVSNNIQDLRCPQAHAAVLRLLDSELHLMEVMKKWMSQRAKSEREFSVQLHHMTVMAEKLDRPQASSGLDYISLLNKSWGVLVSQTESLSQLMKKRSEDLLDGPISKLTLLIRDKQQLRKTYAEQWNLLRQELNKVTQTELERLKSSYRQAVKDVAQAKRKYQETSKEKDRDKAKERYIKSSLKLYELHNDYVLSVRAAQVYHQHHYSQIQPALLSALQTLQQEMVLILKEILQEYFDICTLLHHEVVRIHREMSSALTSIDPHREYESFIHQNRSVGEIPACADFDCSLLEDSEQLNPKEIELNDLTLETIQHKLTAIEEELLDLARTLGSQQTSVEQLELELGEEQDGVKKGQRVYQFSKRHAMEECRQQVALTQGQRAKLEVQRILLKEKLEHLGSREPPSALNLDTDTVSLSSSTSNDHTPTRVLMDGLLTNLTSLFKPKFEVPQVLSLVQVVDRPLGQQDWYHGAIPRLEVQQLLKNDGDFLVRKSQEKQGYVLSVQWEGSCKHFLIQSTENLYRLDGEGFPSIPHLIHHLLNSQQHVTKRCEVVLKKPILKDKWVLEHDDIILGPLIGRGNFGEVYSGRLRSDSTPVAVKSCKENLAPEHKSKFLMEARILKQYDHANIVKLIGVCTQKQPIYIIMELIQGGDFLSFLRTEGHSLTPKMLVKMTENVASGMEYLESKKCIHRDLAARNCLVAEGNVVKISDFGMSRQQDDGVYSAEGGLRQIPVKWTAPEALNYGRYTTESDVWSFGVLLWETFSMGMTPYTSMTNQQTREEVEKGYRMPAPHGCPVEISRIMNSCWQYDPRNRPSFKKLRAELHAIYSKIT, from the exons ATGGACacagtcagcaacaatattcag GACCTGAGGTGTCCACAGGCACATGCGGCAGTTTTGCGATTACTGGACTCAGAGCTTCACCTGATGGAAGTCATGAAGAAGTGGATGAGCCAGCGAGCCAAGAGTGAACGGGagttttcagtgcagctgcaCCACATGACTGTCATGGCTGAGAAACTGGACCGACCTCAGGCCAGCTCAGGGCTGGACTACATCAGTCTGCTCAACAAG TCATGGGGAGTGCTGGTCTCACAGACAGAGTCTCTCAGCCAGCTGATGAAAAAGCGCTCTGAGGATCTGCTAGACGGTCCAATCAGCAAACTGACGCTGCTCATCagagacaaacagcagctcCGCAAAACCTATGCAGAGCAATGGAATCTGCTGAGGCAGGAGCTCAACAAG GTAACACAAACAGAGCTGGAGAGGCTAAAGAGCAGCTACAGGCAGGCAGTGAAAGATGTAGCTCAGGCAAAGAGGAAGTACCAGGAGACCAGCAAAG aaaaagacagagataAGGCCAAAGAGCGCTACATAAAGTCTTCCCTGAAACTCTACGAGCTCCATAATGATTATGTCCTCTCTGTGCGAGCTGCTCAAGTTTACCATCAGCACCATTACAGTCAGATCCAGCCGGCCCTGCTCAGCGCCCTGCAGACTCTGCAGCAGGAGATGGTGCTGATACT AAAGGAGATCTTGCAGGAATATTTCGACATCTGCACTCTCCTCCATCATGAAGTGGTGCGGATCCACAGGGAGATGTCATCTGCTCTAACATCCATCGATCCTCACAGAGAGTACGAGAGCTTCATCCATCAGAACAG GTCTGTGGGGGAGATACCTGCTTGTGCTGATTTTGACTGCAGCCTTCTGGAGGACTCTGAGCAGCTAAATCCTAAAGAGATTGAACTGAATGACCTCACCcttgagacaatccagcacaa GCTGACTGCGATAGAGGAGGAGCTGCTGGACCTGGCTCGGACTCTGGGCTCTCAGCAGACTTCGGTTGAACAGCTGGAGCTGGAGTTGGGGGAAGAGCAGGATGGTGTCAAAAAGGGCCAGAG GGTCTACCAGTTCAGCAAGAGACATGCGATGGAAGAGTGCCGGCAGCAGGTCGCTCTGACTCAGGGCCAGAGAGCCAAGCTGGAGGTTCAGAGGATTCTTCTGAAAGAGAAACTGGAGCACCTGGGGTCCAGAGAACCTCCTTCTGCTCTGAATCTGGACACAGATACTGTTTCACTTTCATCCAGCACGAGCAAT GACCACACTCCAACCAGAGTTCTCATGGATGGACTCTTAACCAATCTGACCAGCCTGTTTAAACCCAAATTTGAG GTGCCTCAGGTCCTCAGTCTGGTGCAAGTAGTGGATCGTCCTCTGGGGCAGCAGGACTGGTACCACGGCGCCATTCCCAGACTGGAGGTGCAGCAGCTCCTGAAGAATGACGGAGACTTCTTGGTGAGGAAGAGTCAAGAGAAACAGGGTTATGTGCTTTCTGTGCAATGGGAAGGATCCTGTAAACATTTCCTCATTCAGAGCACAGAA AATCTGTACCGCCTGGATGGAGAGGGCTTCCCCAGTATCCCTCATCTGATCCATCATCTGCTGAACTCCCAGCAACATGTTACCAAGAGGTGTGAAGTTGTGCTGAAGAAACCTATACTAAAG GACAAGTGGGTCCTGGAACACGATGATATTATCTTGGGACCTCTCATTGGACGG GGTAACTTTGGAGAGGTGTACAGCGGCCGTTTGCGCTCTGATAGCACTCCCGTAGCTGTGAAATCTTGTAAAGAGAACCTGGCCCCAGAGCACAAGAGTAAGTTCCTGATGGAAGCCAG GATCCTGAAGCAGTACGATCACGCGAACATCGTGAAGCTTATTGGAGTGTGCACGCAGAAACAGCCCATCTACATCATCATGGAGCTCATTCAAG GTGGTGATTTTCTCTCCTTCTTGCGCACTGAGGGTCACAGTCTGACGCCGAAGATGTTGgtcaaaatgactgaaaatgtagCATCTGGtatggagtacctggagagcaAAAAGTGTATTCACAG GGACCTTGCAGCTAGAAACTGTCTGGTTGCAGAAGGCAACGTGGTGAAGATAAGTGACTTTGGGATGTCCCGTCAGCAAGATGATGGTGTCTACTCTGCGGAAGGAGGCCTCAGACAGATTCCTGTCAAATGGACCGCTCCTGAAGCCCTGAACTATG GTCGTTATACCACAGAGAGTGATGTCTGGAGCTTTGGTGTTTTACTGTGGGAGACTTTCTCCATGGGAATGACACCCTACACCAGTATGACCAATCAACAGACACGAGAAGAGGTGGAGAAAG GATACCGTATGCCTGCTCCACATGGCTGCCCTGTGGAAATCTCCAGGATTATGAACAGCTGCTGGCAGTATGATCCCAGAAACAGACCATCTTTTAAGAAACTCCGGGCCGAGCTCCATGCCATATACAGCAAAATTACATAA
- the fes gene encoding tyrosine-protein kinase Fes/Fps isoform X2, whose product MGFGEDLRCPQAHAAVLRLLDSELHLMEVMKKWMSQRAKSEREFSVQLHHMTVMAEKLDRPQASSGLDYISLLNKSWGVLVSQTESLSQLMKKRSEDLLDGPISKLTLLIRDKQQLRKTYAEQWNLLRQELNKVTQTELERLKSSYRQAVKDVAQAKRKYQETSKEKDRDKAKERYIKSSLKLYELHNDYVLSVRAAQVYHQHHYSQIQPALLSALQTLQQEMVLILKEILQEYFDICTLLHHEVVRIHREMSSALTSIDPHREYESFIHQNRSVGEIPACADFDCSLLEDSEQLNPKEIELNDLTLETIQHKLTAIEEELLDLARTLGSQQTSVEQLELELGEEQDGVKKGQRVYQFSKRHAMEECRQQVALTQGQRAKLEVQRILLKEKLEHLGSREPPSALNLDTDTVSLSSSTSNDHTPTRVLMDGLLTNLTSLFKPKFEVPQVLSLVQVVDRPLGQQDWYHGAIPRLEVQQLLKNDGDFLVRKSQEKQGYVLSVQWEGSCKHFLIQSTENLYRLDGEGFPSIPHLIHHLLNSQQHVTKRCEVVLKKPILKDKWVLEHDDIILGPLIGRGNFGEVYSGRLRSDSTPVAVKSCKENLAPEHKSKFLMEARILKQYDHANIVKLIGVCTQKQPIYIIMELIQGGDFLSFLRTEGHSLTPKMLVKMTENVASGMEYLESKKCIHRDLAARNCLVAEGNVVKISDFGMSRQQDDGVYSAEGGLRQIPVKWTAPEALNYGRYTTESDVWSFGVLLWETFSMGMTPYTSMTNQQTREEVEKGYRMPAPHGCPVEISRIMNSCWQYDPRNRPSFKKLRAELHAIYSKIT is encoded by the exons ATGGGCTTTGGAGAGGACCTGAGGTGTCCACAGGCACATGCGGCAGTTTTGCGATTACTGGACTCAGAGCTTCACCTGATGGAAGTCATGAAGAAGTGGATGAGCCAGCGAGCCAAGAGTGAACGGGagttttcagtgcagctgcaCCACATGACTGTCATGGCTGAGAAACTGGACCGACCTCAGGCCAGCTCAGGGCTGGACTACATCAGTCTGCTCAACAAG TCATGGGGAGTGCTGGTCTCACAGACAGAGTCTCTCAGCCAGCTGATGAAAAAGCGCTCTGAGGATCTGCTAGACGGTCCAATCAGCAAACTGACGCTGCTCATCagagacaaacagcagctcCGCAAAACCTATGCAGAGCAATGGAATCTGCTGAGGCAGGAGCTCAACAAG GTAACACAAACAGAGCTGGAGAGGCTAAAGAGCAGCTACAGGCAGGCAGTGAAAGATGTAGCTCAGGCAAAGAGGAAGTACCAGGAGACCAGCAAAG aaaaagacagagataAGGCCAAAGAGCGCTACATAAAGTCTTCCCTGAAACTCTACGAGCTCCATAATGATTATGTCCTCTCTGTGCGAGCTGCTCAAGTTTACCATCAGCACCATTACAGTCAGATCCAGCCGGCCCTGCTCAGCGCCCTGCAGACTCTGCAGCAGGAGATGGTGCTGATACT AAAGGAGATCTTGCAGGAATATTTCGACATCTGCACTCTCCTCCATCATGAAGTGGTGCGGATCCACAGGGAGATGTCATCTGCTCTAACATCCATCGATCCTCACAGAGAGTACGAGAGCTTCATCCATCAGAACAG GTCTGTGGGGGAGATACCTGCTTGTGCTGATTTTGACTGCAGCCTTCTGGAGGACTCTGAGCAGCTAAATCCTAAAGAGATTGAACTGAATGACCTCACCcttgagacaatccagcacaa GCTGACTGCGATAGAGGAGGAGCTGCTGGACCTGGCTCGGACTCTGGGCTCTCAGCAGACTTCGGTTGAACAGCTGGAGCTGGAGTTGGGGGAAGAGCAGGATGGTGTCAAAAAGGGCCAGAG GGTCTACCAGTTCAGCAAGAGACATGCGATGGAAGAGTGCCGGCAGCAGGTCGCTCTGACTCAGGGCCAGAGAGCCAAGCTGGAGGTTCAGAGGATTCTTCTGAAAGAGAAACTGGAGCACCTGGGGTCCAGAGAACCTCCTTCTGCTCTGAATCTGGACACAGATACTGTTTCACTTTCATCCAGCACGAGCAAT GACCACACTCCAACCAGAGTTCTCATGGATGGACTCTTAACCAATCTGACCAGCCTGTTTAAACCCAAATTTGAG GTGCCTCAGGTCCTCAGTCTGGTGCAAGTAGTGGATCGTCCTCTGGGGCAGCAGGACTGGTACCACGGCGCCATTCCCAGACTGGAGGTGCAGCAGCTCCTGAAGAATGACGGAGACTTCTTGGTGAGGAAGAGTCAAGAGAAACAGGGTTATGTGCTTTCTGTGCAATGGGAAGGATCCTGTAAACATTTCCTCATTCAGAGCACAGAA AATCTGTACCGCCTGGATGGAGAGGGCTTCCCCAGTATCCCTCATCTGATCCATCATCTGCTGAACTCCCAGCAACATGTTACCAAGAGGTGTGAAGTTGTGCTGAAGAAACCTATACTAAAG GACAAGTGGGTCCTGGAACACGATGATATTATCTTGGGACCTCTCATTGGACGG GGTAACTTTGGAGAGGTGTACAGCGGCCGTTTGCGCTCTGATAGCACTCCCGTAGCTGTGAAATCTTGTAAAGAGAACCTGGCCCCAGAGCACAAGAGTAAGTTCCTGATGGAAGCCAG GATCCTGAAGCAGTACGATCACGCGAACATCGTGAAGCTTATTGGAGTGTGCACGCAGAAACAGCCCATCTACATCATCATGGAGCTCATTCAAG GTGGTGATTTTCTCTCCTTCTTGCGCACTGAGGGTCACAGTCTGACGCCGAAGATGTTGgtcaaaatgactgaaaatgtagCATCTGGtatggagtacctggagagcaAAAAGTGTATTCACAG GGACCTTGCAGCTAGAAACTGTCTGGTTGCAGAAGGCAACGTGGTGAAGATAAGTGACTTTGGGATGTCCCGTCAGCAAGATGATGGTGTCTACTCTGCGGAAGGAGGCCTCAGACAGATTCCTGTCAAATGGACCGCTCCTGAAGCCCTGAACTATG GTCGTTATACCACAGAGAGTGATGTCTGGAGCTTTGGTGTTTTACTGTGGGAGACTTTCTCCATGGGAATGACACCCTACACCAGTATGACCAATCAACAGACACGAGAAGAGGTGGAGAAAG GATACCGTATGCCTGCTCCACATGGCTGCCCTGTGGAAATCTCCAGGATTATGAACAGCTGCTGGCAGTATGATCCCAGAAACAGACCATCTTTTAAGAAACTCCGGGCCGAGCTCCATGCCATATACAGCAAAATTACATAA